The DNA segment GATCCATGAGAATGCTGAGATTCATTGATCTCCAATCGGAAGGGGGGTCTGATTTCGAGTCTGGATTTCAGATTCACACATGAAGGTAGAGAGGGGAGGAGAAGGCTGAGAGAATTCATCAACAAGAGCTTTTAAAACctcggatctcagatccaaggtTCTACAATCTGCTCTGGATATCTGATCGGAGGCAATCAAAGGCAATCTTAGCTAAACTCAACACTATAATTCCTCATGCAGTTGCCATCTAATCAAATCGAATCGAAAGGGGGCTGATTCGATCAAAGTAAACCGATTCAGGCCAACGTGTATCGGTTTTAAGCAATCTTATCAATTGTGGGGAACTAATAATTGGATAAAAAGTCTTATCGTAGGCTGCATGGTGTTTCATTCAACAACTTTCTGTTGAGATCTGATGATGGACTTGAGGCATgcacaaaatgataaaatattaaGATGAAAtgtataatttcttttttttatagtcCCAAATTAAAGGAAAGTGATCATGGCAGCAGCCATTTTCACTTGCGCAATTTCCAACCTgtctaaaaaaaatgtatttagtGAAAAACTTCGCCTAGCAATAACTTTGTTTAAAAGTGGTGAACTTTAGGCTCGCGTCATTTTCGTGTAATCCGTGTGTCATATTTACAAGGTTGTTCCtcatgattttccttttttccataAAAACTCCCATCACATTCAACTCATTTTAATGCTGCAAGGCAACATGACCCCATGTGGCCTGCCCCATTACCAGCTCCATCTACTCTCCTTGACATCCAAAGCTCGGTTTGGTACACATACTAACAAACCGTGGGTTCCACTCTTTGTTCATATGCCATTTCAGTGaccatttctttttatttctccctctctctctctctctctctccctctctctctctctctctctcttgatatatatatatatatatatatcatctagCTACCCTTCTAGCAGATGGttaactttttgtttgtttcgtATAGCTAAAAACTGTCGCAAAATGGTGCACTTGGAATGGCCAATTGCTTCGTCATGATTTTTCAACAAAGAAATACACCTTTTGTGACAGTGTTTAACaacacataataaaaaataggCATTTGACCATAAAAGTAGTCTGCTGATTTtagtttatgtatatatatatatatatatataagtcaccattcaattttctataTGAGTGAGTCAGATGACTTTGTCACCCAATCATCTACCAAGGTATTTCATGTTAAAATAGGTGGATGGAtcagagaaaaataaaatgaaaaatatgtaaactaataatatgtaaaatatatatataatcatttcatTATAGTGTTGAATATGGAATATAGCCTTGGCAACAAAATGTAGGAGTGTATTTGGTTGGTACCATCCAATGCTGTTTTGATGGCAAAATGGCAATCAAAATATGTTTGTAAGATTTTAAACTAAGTTTATGAAGAAATCACTTTTGACAAACacctttctcaaaaaaaaaaaataataatttggcCATAGGAAAAACATTATGTTCATCTTGTCACCCAAACTCAcaaaccaaattttaaaaaattatcaaaaaaccTGATTGCTGCAACAGCTCTTAATATCTTTCAGGAACCATTATTATTTAAACTTGTTGTCAAATTCaaagtagatttttttttttttttcactttaacgCATGTCTCCAAAATGGTTGAAATGGCAATATGGCTTAAGACTCTCTTTTTCACAAAAAGGAGAAGCAAGTTTTTTGGCAACTGactttatataatgtatttctcTGGGAAAATAAACGAAAAATTATGAATGATTCAAATCAAGCAACAAAATTGATCTACACCAAAAGAAGATCCTCCAAGTTATCCACAAGCTTGCTGCTAATTTTTGTTATGGAAGTCAAATATCTCACATTCTAATCAACTCGACCACCAGTCGGACGTTGCTTCGGAACCAGCACGCCACTCGAGGGATGATGATTTCCACATTCGGCTCCAGTACCTTCATTTTAAATGTGGCGTGTCGTCTCAAAAGTTTACCATGCTTAGgcttggatctggatctggagaTAGAGATCCGAAATCCAGAACTCAGGTGATCGAGGTCCAGAGACGCTCCGCCGATGAATCGCCGAGGAGAAACCCAAAGTTCCGGGGAGGCTCGGCAGTCCGTAGACCGACTGAGTGAGGGTAGATCGGACATTTCACACTGGGAAGAAGGCCAACTGCTTCCTCGCCTCGGGTCTCATTATTTCTCATAAAgggaggggaggagagagagagaggcaaatttAAAAGGGCGTGGACGTAGCAACAGGCCGTCCGcatcctctgtctctctctctcttcctcctcgcctcttctttctcctccctcttaaagctctctctctctctctctctaggactctctctgtgtctctctttctctctttgtgtgtgggTGAGGCAGCGGAGGTGGGGAAAGCGGGTTCCGATGGCCGCCGACGTGAGCTTCGTGTTTGAAGCGATGAGGAAGGGAGGGAAGGACGAGGCGGTGAAGGCGGAAGGGGGCGGTGCGTTGGTGACGAGGGATCTGCTCGGAGGTTGCTCGGCGATGAGATCGCCGGAATTGGATCTGGACTCTAGGGTGCCTTCCGGATGGGAAAAGAAGCTCGACTTAATGGTgaatcctctctctctgtcataatttttttttattcgtttGCTTTCGCTGCTCTCTGGCAATTTTCTGGTTAATTTTGGGAGAGATTGAACGGAccaaaattattcatttttttatccGATTTTGGACGCGCGGAATACTCTGGACTATAAAAAGGGTTTCCTCCttttattattaagaaaattctctattttctcatttatacgTATTTCTAAAAAGATTGTCTGTCGTCGTTGTGGCATTGAGATTTGATGGTGTtaataagattaaaaaaaattcaacttttCATAATTTCCGTGGTAAAAAGGCtctaacaaaataaaaaattcgaATATTTGGAAGAGTTTCGGCAATCGGGGGTTTTGCAACATTTTTTTGCAAGAGGTGTTTCAGAGAACGGATTTGacagaaattttttcattcttttttctctttctctgtgccCGGATTTTTTTGGGAATCGTGATTCGCTATCctaattggaaaaagaaaaagatgcctTTTCTGGTGGGATTTCTGGAGAAAGTTGGACCGATAATTCCTCGTGATCCTGATTTCAGATGACGAAGATCATAACTTTTTGGTGTATTTTAAAAGGTCTAGATTTCGTGCTGTTTCCAGACATCGCGCTTCTAGTTAAGTCTGTTTCCTCCCTGGATCTTTCGGTTCCCGTAAATTGATTCCTTCCTACAGGTGTTGCAAAGCTAATTCCAATTTCATTCCTGAAGGCTTTCTCCGCCGCGCTTCAATCCCTTTCAAAAGTTTCCTAacttctgtttctctctctctctgttcttgTGTTAATTTGCCCAATTCTCACTCGTTCTGTCCCTTTGTCTTTCCATGCAGTCGGGCGAGATCTACCTTCACAGAAGCGCCGTCACCGACGAAGGCAAGGCCGTCCACGACCTCAACTTCCCGCCTccatcgtcgtcgtcgtcgtcgtcctCTTTCTCTGTAAAGCCGAACGACTTCCGCGGCCTCACCGCCGGCAACCTCGACCTGACCCTCAACCTTCCGTCCGCCATTAGCAACCACAGCGTCTGCACCCTGGAGAAGGTCAGGTCCGCCCTGGAGCGTGCCGAGCGTCGGGCCGCCGGCCGGAAACGCACCGATGGTTCGCCCTCGTCTCCTGCGACGTCCACGTCCACAGCCTCCGCCTCGTCGGACAGATCCGGCGCGTCAGACGATAGGCCGGCGGGATCGAGGGTGGCGGCGGAGCAAGAGCGGTCGACCGAACCGATGTTCGCCGCGGGGTGCCCCAGCTGCCTGCTATACGTGCTCATCTCCGGCAGCAACCCGAAGTGTCCGCGCTGCGGCGCCGTCGTGCCGTTGCCCTCCCGAGCTTCCCCTGCAAAGAAGCCTCGCTTAGATCTCAACTCTTGTACAATCTGAACGGCGCAGAATGAATTGGAAacgaaaaaagggaaaaaaaacaaacacttGTGAAACAAAGCGGTAGAAATATGAATTTTTGTTTAGGGGAGAATTCATGATTGTTATAGTTCCTTAACCTCCTTCTGTAATGATTATTTGGATTAATCAtggaaaaatataaatatatttatatatatatcttttattCCGTATTTATTCTCTCTCCTCCCATCTTGGTCATGTAATTAAATTCCctttcttcgttttttttttaaaaatatgtaagTTCATTTTTGTGATTTGCTAAACATAACAAGCAGCTGACTGTAGCTAAAGTTTTCCCCTCTGAAAAATTGCTTAACTAAGTTGGCTGTTGGCAAATGGATAAGACTATGAAATGTGCAAAATGGAGTAAATATGACAGCTATGTAACGTCCGTCCTCCATTTAAAGAGGACTAtgtacagatttttttttttttatttcattaaaacGTGGATGTGCAACACTAGTGTACAATCTTCATCACAAGCTCCACTTTTACTTAATCCCTATATTTTGTAAACATTTGGCATTAGATCATCAGATTCACGAAACTTCATAACCTAATATCGATTCATGAATGTCCCAACAATCTTTGGGGCTAACGTATAGAATATTTTGTTGTAGTCCCAGAAATAGCCCTTAAGGTGTTTGTAGCATTAAAAAGGGGTAAATTATtgtggttatatatatatatatatatatatatatatatatagagagagagagagagagaataaagggcattctatgtatatatatatataatgccttTTATTAAAATTGTTAGATTTTAATGAGTGAgtaaatattagtaatagtatggaaaaaaaaaaaatttaatgagTCGGATATGACCTAATCCATTTAAGTTGAACGAGGAAGGTACTTGAATAAATTATTAGGCCCCTGCCCCATTCAATAGATTGTAGCCCCGCCCATTTATTACTGGGTTAGCATGGGGGGTTAGGTTTCATTCAGGCCCATCAATGCCGGGCTTTACGAGGCCAGCTGCCGGTGCCCAGCCTTGTTCGTGAACAGCTAGACCTCTTCATTAAATTTTATTCAAGGAAATCAACATAGTTAGCTTACATAAATCAGCATTTCCAACATGGTTGAAGATCAGATAAAGATGTATTGAAGATGGGTTCTGGTCTCATGCCAGTGGCGgagctaaaaaagaaaaaaaaaaaaaaaaaaaggccgaGCGCCACTAATCCAAAAGCTTTCATACCTTAAGAAGCAGtcagcaaatatttgaaggcctctttacaaaaataaatttgtgaagctcgtgtgggcaactgcccacacctgccAACATGCGGGTCCGCCACTGTCATATGCATGTTTTATTGGAGGCACATAAAAgtgcaaagaaagaagaatacATGTATGCCTTGTCTTGAAGTTATGACCCTCAATCAAAATTATGAAATCCTCatttaaaaattgatttatCTATCATTAAAGATTTTTCGTTTAAAGAGCTTCAATTGATTGCTAAATGACATAAGTAACACCCAATGTGTGGTGATTTCTAGGTCAATTGGTGAGCTTATGTACTCATGTTCCATATTatcatgtattttattttgtagcATTTCCTaaagtcaaaacctatttatTATAAGGAGGCAATTTTTTATCGTTCAAACAAGGTACTCGATCCAATTTCGAGTCAGGTCATCATAATTAGTTTAAAATCAAGTTCAATGCGAGGTGAGAATAAAAAATGTAGGGATTCCTAGTCTAAGGAAGAAGCTCTTTTGTTGCTGTTAGAAGGAGAAAATAAATGTGAACTACCCAGTGAGAAAAGGGCAAAATAGAGTGTGTACATACAAACTttatatttcctttttattagAATCAAAGATTAACTATGAAAGGACTAGAGGGAATAAGCAAGGAGTTTCAAGTTATTGTATGTTAGGAAACTTGACAATAAGCTCAATGCTTGTTGGATGATGTTTGGAAGCTTAAGCAAAATTTTTTACCAACAACCCAAGTGAAGTTTCTTGGTTGATTAAGAGGCTGGAATTGCACCAAATCTCTTATGCATCATTAAGGGAATTAATCCAACTCAATTGATTAAAAGCAATTTAGTGGATGCTTACACATAATTAAGGATgtacaacgagtcgagccaactcaaacTCCATTCGAAGTCACCTGAGTAAGCTTGATTCATTTGATAAaagagtcgaactcgagcttgagccaaAACTCAAGTTGTAAACTGACTCTTGTTCAAGTTACACAAGCTCACCTCCTGTTTTCCCGGTTTGTTAATCATCAGGAGCACGTCCATAATTGTGATGAATTTTAATCtcctttttgtggttttcattttcatttaaagaaataaaaatatatgaatcaagtgaGATGAACTTAAACGagtagagctcgagctcgagctcgccTCCTAAAGCAcggctcgaactcgagcttGGCTTGCTCATTGCACATTAATGCTACATGTAAGAATGGCCAAACATTCTTTTATGAAATTAAGTTTGGTGTGTCAAATTTTTCTACATTATGTATATGGTCATGacatcaaaaataaaattgtgcAACCATAATCCATTTCTCTGGACTTCATATCTCATTGCACATCCAAAACTTTAAACTCTTTTACTTCTGAATGAATGCGCAAATTAAGACAAGAAACAAGATTTGGAATAAAGAAAGCACTGAGAATCTTTCACATTCGCACTAAATTAAATATCTCATTTGGCTTCACTACATTGAAAAGTTGAGATGGTAAATATTGATCACAACTAGTAAGACAATTGCGAATGGGAGAATTCTAATAACTGCAAAAAACCACTAGGGAAAGCACTCTATCGAATTACATCCGCTCAATTAAGTTGGATAAACGGgacgtttgatggtttggaattttgattgaAGAATGAACACAATTCCTTCTCAAACTGGAacggaatcaaaattccagattTGAGTTTCctaattctcaaaacaaaataccccatttgtttaataattctaatttttaaaaaaataagaattttcattctaaaGTTCCATGATTGTAGGTATATCAAACTCCCTGTATGGTCATGGCTGATTGGCACCATCCTGAATCTGGATGGGCGTTTGAGAATTTTCTTTCACATTGATAAAGGGCTTCACTTACTTAAAGTGTAGGGACGCCAATAAATCCAATGTCCGATTGAACcgctttaaaaagaaaaaaaaggtcgcttatagaaaaaaataatactcaagtaagaaatcggatcagattcagatttcagAAATGACCTtaaatcatatttggattttcACATTAAATATaatgttaaataaatatcctatatccaatgttTACAGTGTGGTCTCCATTTGGCTTGACAGTTGGATTTTGATTGGGATGTTTATCTAAAATTTAGATTCGGATTtatgaattcagattcggatatggtatagatttt comes from the Nymphaea colorata isolate Beijing-Zhang1983 chromosome 14, ASM883128v2, whole genome shotgun sequence genome and includes:
- the LOC116267415 gene encoding uncharacterized protein LOC116267415, which produces MAADVSFVFEAMRKGGKDEAVKAEGGGALVTRDLLGGCSAMRSPELDLDSRVPSGWEKKLDLMSGEIYLHRSAVTDEGKAVHDLNFPPPSSSSSSSSFSVKPNDFRGLTAGNLDLTLNLPSAISNHSVCTLEKVRSALERAERRAAGRKRTDGSPSSPATSTSTASASSDRSGASDDRPAGSRVAAEQERSTEPMFAAGCPSCLLYVLISGSNPKCPRCGAVVPLPSRASPAKKPRLDLNSCTI